A window of Ciconia boyciana chromosome 9, ASM3463844v1, whole genome shotgun sequence genomic DNA:
GGGTGAAGCTGGTACCCGGCTATGCTGGCATGCAGCGGCTCAGCAAGGGGGGGCCGTACCCCCGGGGCTGTGCCTGCCACCGCTGCCCAGccgaggaggctggggctgccgaCTGGTTTGACGGGCGCTACGATGGCACCGTCTCCCCAGTGTGGACCAAGGACAACATGGACCTGCCACCTGACGTCCAGAGGTGGTGGATGGTGAGCGAGGGGATGGGTCCCCCAGCGGCATGCTCTGGCACGGGGGGCATAGCTTTCTTCTCCACTGGCAAGGAGGGGGCCACTGGCTGATGTCCCCCACCCTCCTTCTGCCCCCACAGATGCTGCAGCCCCAGTTCAAGTCCCACAACACCCACGAGGTCCTGAGCAAGCTCTTCCAGATCGTGCCGGGCGAGGATCCCTACCGGTCCCGCGACCCGCACCACTGCCGCCGCTGCGCTGTGGTTGGCAACTCGGGCAACCTGCGTGGCTCCGGTTATGGGCTGGAGATCGACGGGCATGACTTCATCATGCGGTGAGGGCAGGGGACCACTGCTGGGTGCACTGCCTGCTCACTCAGCCCCATGGGCAGCGCAGAGGCATGGGGTGATGCTGGCAACGCCAGTGGGTGCTGAGCTCCCACTGTGCACCGCAGCAGCATTTCTGGGTCTGCTGTGGGTCGGGAGATGCCGGAGGGGTCATCCCTGTGCCATACaccacagccacagcctgggTCCAGTTGCTTGGTCAAGGAGCCCATCATGGGTCCCGTCAGGTGCTGGGATGGATGGGAGCGggtccagccctgctgccttccctgggcTGGCTGGAGGAACCCTCAGCTTATCCCAGCACCCTGAACAACCAGCAAGCTGGGAAACTGCTCCTCGGTGCCATTCAACAGCTGGTGGGGGACACCCGTGTTGTCTGCAAGGAAGAGggtggctgggagggaggggtaCCACCTTCCCCGCTCTCTCCTCAGGATGAACCAGGCCCCCACGGTGGGTTTTGAGGGCGACGTGGGCAGTCGGACCACACACCACTTCATGTACCCCGAGAGTGCCAAGAACCTGCCAGCCAATGTCAGCTTCGTGCTGGTGCCCTTCAAAACCTTGGACCTGCTCTGGATCGCCAGTGCCCTCTCCACCGGCCAGATCAGGTTGTAAGTACTCAGTgggcaccagcagcacagggctggccactgtcctgctgcaggggcagcTCCCAGGGGAGCAATGGGGATTCATCAGTTCCTCCCTCCCGGAGCATCCCCCAGTGCTGGTCCTTTGGCAGCTCAGGCTGGGGTTGGGGGGTGCAGGACCCCCGGGAGCTCATCTGCCTCTCcgcttttttccccagcacgTACGCGCCCGTGAAGCCTTTTCTGCGGGTGGACAAAGAAAAGGTAAGGGGAGCTTGTCCCAGCTGCTGCAATGAGCACCCGTTTGGCCATGACCCCTGTCACCCCATCTTTCCCAGGGGTCCCCCTGCATGTCTTGGCACTCCTTCCTGGGGTGCCGATGCTGAAGGGAGCATGGCTGGGGCTCCGGCACTAACCCCAGCCCATACTCCCAGGTGCAGATCTACAACCCTGCCTTCTTCAAATACATCCACGACCGCTGGACAGAGCACCACGGGCGCTACCCCTCCACCGGCATGCTGGTGCTCTTCTTTGCCCTCCACATCTGCGATGAGGTGGGTGATGGCTCCTCAGGGTCCTCCTATGGGCTGTGGGGTCCCAGATGGGCTATGGGGTCCTGGATGAGCTGCAGGGTCGCAGATGGGCTGCAGGGTCCCAGCTAGCATGGGATGGGTTTGCTGGGATCCTGAACCTTGCGGGGTTAAGGAGGGAGGTGGCTTCTTTGGGTCCAACCACAGCAGTTTCACTTGCTCCCATTGCCTAACACCATGGTGATGGGCATCCTTGAATGGTGGAAAGGCTGTGCAGGGGGATGTATGCCCTCGGTACGGTGCCAAATCCCCCCGGCAGTGTGGTGGGTGCTCAGCCGAGGGGGTCCCCAGCCCGGCAGGGGAGTCAGGGCTGGCTtacccccctcctccccaccgcAGGTGAACGTCTTTGGCTTCGGTGCTGACAGCCGGGGCAACTGGCACCACTACTGGGAGAACAACCGCTACGCTGGGGAGTTCAGGAAGACGGGGGTGCACGACGCCGACTTTGAGGCGCACATCATCGACATGCTGGCCAAAACCAGCAAGATTGAGGTTTACCGGGGGAACTGAGGGCTGCACCTCCTTTGGCTCCCCTGCGCTGGCCAGGTCCCGGCTGCCCGTGGGGGCAGAGGGCAAGGGTCTCCCCGGCAGCCTTGGGCGATGAGCGCCAAGTGGGCAGCGCGGCCCCATGCCACTGACGGAGCCACCCCGGCAATATTTGGTGCCTCCAGCAGCCAATCAGGTTCAGACCTAAAGGAGacttcttgcttttttattattattattgttgttgttattattattattattattattattattaagaaaCCCGGCTGAGAAAGGATTTGTAAACACAATCAGCGACTGACCGGGCAGCGGGGGCATCCACCTCCCATCTCTTTACAGTCAAACCAAATGctgctctttttaaaacaagacaaCCCCCCTCCCCCGAAGCTGGGTGACTTTGGGGAATGCCCGAGCATCGCATCCAGGCTGAGGGAGACGTGGTGGCTGAGCAGCCTCACCAGTGGAaccagctgcttctttcttcctttattttgatatatttttctttacgCACTTGGGGCAGCCGCCGCCGTCACTTCCCCAGGGAAGGCTCCCAGCACACAGGCAGgtcccagcacagctgcaagCACATAGACCCGTCGCAGGAAGCCAGCAGCCCGGGGGAAGCTGACCATCGCCGATGCTCCGCTGCAGGCTGGCGGCTGCTGGCGCAGCCGGGCTGGGAGATGGAGAGGAACCTTGGCTTTGGGGCCAGGCATCCCCACTCCTCTTCCCAAGGACTGAGGAAGGGTAGGACAGATTTCAGGGGCGACCGGGCAAAAGGCAGCTAAGAAACCCACAGGAGCGGTAGCCTAGTCCCTCTGGCTGGGCTTCCTTGCAGGATGCTCGAGGGATGTGGCAGCAGGTCTGGCCCTGCCAGAGGGAAGGAGATGAGATTTCCCTTCACTTTCGGGCTGGGAAAAACCAGATTAGAGATAGCTGTAGTGGGTGAATGAACCGTGCTTTGGCTTTTGTGTTGCTATAATCAGACAGCTCTGGTGAGAAGCTGAAATCCCAAAGTTTTGCTCTGTTTGTGAGAGGGGGGCTTGGTTTACATCAGTCTGGTACAGCCGGTACCCTCGGGGTACCCAGGGCTTTTCAGGCTGGACAGGCTGCCCCAGGGCACAGGACGGGGAGATGCAGAAGGAAACTGTCTCCCCAGAGGTGTAATTAAAACCACTTTCTTTGGGTCAATCAggcaggtggggtttttttaggagaTGCTGGAAAGCTCAAGAAAAAGGCAATCACAGAAAAGGTCCCCCAGAGAGGGACCCTCCACCTGTGCAGCCGGTGACAGTGGTGGGTGCCCGGTGTGACAGCAAAGCCCCGTGGTGCTGAGactggggcaggagctgcagggccagAGCCCGACCGGTGGAAGCCCTGCCCACACCACTGGTTGCAAAAGTTATTTGAAGAACAATCACCATAGGTTTTTTTGGgcttggaggttttttttttacccttttgtATCTGGCTTTTCTGTAGCAGCCTCTTAcctgtttctctgctttggttttcttgtttttcagggttttgttctctttttttttttggaggtttCTCTCTGCAATCGTGAAACATGAGGGTTTGGGTCGCCTGGAGCAGGCACTGAGCATCCCCCTGGGCTGGGGACCTTTGTCTTTTCTATCCACAGGGCTTTAAAACTAAGTTTTGTGGCAGGTTTTGGTAGAAGCAGTGCTGCCCCAGCGAGAACAGCCCGCCTGCAACCTGTGAGTGCCAGGGCCAGCCCCGAACCCCGCTCCTCTCCCCAGGATGCGGAGGCAGGTTATAGCGAGCCCTGGTCTCCACCTtcctgggtgggtttttttttttaggggaagaaaactaaaaagaaaaccaacacaaaaccaCGAGCAACAACGAGTGCCTTGACCATCTCCTGTCGGCTACACTGGGCTGTGCCTGCTCCCGTGCCACTGGTAGGGGCTTGGCTGATTTATCTTGGCAGTCGTACCCACCTCCTTCCTTGCACCGGGCTGCCTCTTAGCTGGGAAGTGCTGCTGGGGGAGACAGGGATGCATCCAAGCCACCACGCCAGTGGCTGGGGAGGCCAAATCCAGCATGACGAGGCTGGACCAGCTCCTGTCCTGGCTGAGCAGGGCCAGGCCAGACAATCACGGGGTGAGCAGAGACGTCGGGTACCAAACCCGGGTACCAAACGCACCGCCAGCACAGTGCTGGCATCCAGCAAAGGGCACGCTCGCGTCTCCTTGCTGCCCTGACAGTATTTTTTTGGCtcacttcctttcccttcccctttttttttaaaaaaaaatattattattattttttttttaatttaagctgTCCCACTGGGACTCACAAccacttctgtttctctggcAGAGCGGCTGCCAGCCACATGCACGAGGAGCATACTGCACGCCCGGCAGGGAGGGGGCCGCAGGCGCGGCACCGACAAGCACCACTGTACTGTACATAGAGGAGATGTAGGCAGAGGCTACAGGCAGGGGGGCAGACAGGGAGGAGGTGCCCAGGCTTGCCCACCTGGCAGAGGTGGTCTTCATCACACCGTGCCTGATGGAGCACCCATCGCCTCCCGCCCcgctgggagagggagagaccAGTGCTCTGACCTAGGGCTAGGAGCAGGCGGGTGGCTTTGCCCATAGCCTCTGTGTACATGGGTACTTCTGCACACAACTGtcttaaaacaactttttttttttttttaaagtcaataaAAACCATGCATCGGAactgctctgttttttccttctggtagCCCTGCCTGCTATGCCTTCGCCTGCACCCTAGCCCGGGCGTCGGTGGGGTcgggagaggagggaaagggagcgGGAGGGTTTGTGGGGCCAGGGACgatcctctcctctcctcccctcgGGCTACAGCTGGGCTGAACATTGGCCACCGGCAGCAATTAACACCGTCcactggagcaggagctgagccTGACCCCATGCTGGCCTGGGTGCCCAGCGGCAGAGCCCCGACACAACCCCTCCGGCCAGAGCCTGCCCTTAGGTGATGGCACTGCTCACCTAGACCCTGCATCCGTGTCCGATACAGCCCTCCTGACCATCCTTGGAGCCCAAAAAAGAGTCTCTGGAGGTCCCACACAGCCCATGCCCCTGAGCCCCTGCACGGGTGCAGGGAAGGACATGGACAAACTCTTGGAGTATGTAATTTTGAAAGGGGgtgcaggcacaggcaggggaaGCGACTTTCCCAGAAGGGCCAGGGCTTGCTCCAGCTTCCAGCTCCCACCACCAAAGGCTGAACCCTGCAACAGGCCCGGTGTCCCTGCAGGATCCATCCAGATGACCGGGGGGTTTGGATCCTGAAAGACACACAAGGCTCTTGCATAACAAACTGCCAAATTCAGGAGTAGTTAAAACGCCTCTTTATTAATATACAAATCTAGCAACACTTAAGCCaaccaaaatattaaacaaactAAAGCATGATATAAATACAGCATATATAACAACATGGCCTCAGTGGAGAGCAGCAAACTCACCCTGACTTGTGCGCTTGGGAACAACCGTCCATGTCCTCCACCACAGGGTCTAGCCATCAGAGCAGCATTGTCTCTGCTAAACCCCTTTGAATCCAAAACCGGCAGAAGTGAGACCTCTCAAAGGCAGACCACCTGGCGCAAGGTTTTACAGTTTAACATTTCTACAACTCCAGATCTCAAAGGGATTAAAAAGCATCCCCGTGCTGCTAGAGATGATCCGTTGGCACCTGCTTGCCGAGACCCcgtgaggggagagggagatggcTGTAGTGGACAGGGAACCACGCTACTGAAGTTGCTCCTTGCTCTGTCCCACCTCAGCTACATCCACTGCACAGCATTCACAAGCGTAAGGCACTAAAAAAAACGTTTTCACAGGTTCAAACTTCAGTTGTTCTTAAAGTTTGGGCAGTAGCACAATTCAGAAGCCTCCCAGGCCTTTAAAATCTGGTCTCAGGAGATTGATAAAAGCATGAAGGGGCTGTGGACAAGTGAATTGGTGCACCTGATAACCAGAAGCAATGGTGGAGAAGGGACATACTGGTGTAGTTCACAAGATGGCAGTCTCTGCTCGGGAGACCTCCACCAGGTACCTGTCCAAGAAGCGGGGAGCCCTTCTCCCACAGAGCTCAGGTCTCCTGTAAAACTGGTGATGCCGGGAGCCGTCATGTGTGCACAGCTGGGAACAGAGCAGAAAGTGGCAGAAAGAAAGCACATTGtctcaggagcagcagcaagctAATCTGGGCCAAAAAGGGTTTTCCTCAACTTCTCCCAAAGATGCAGGAAACGTTACCATCAgtcagctgcctgccaggtggTCTGGAAACAACTGCACCCACAGCACAGGCATGCTCCTTTCCCCCAGGCATGGCTTAGGCCGCTTCTCTGGCAGAAGCATGTATTGAGCAGGGACGTGCCCGGCTGCAAGCCCGACCACAAAGTGCAGGAGAACCCATCAACAACTTCAAGGACATTAATCTGCCTCCAGTTATACTGGAAGAAAGGTGTAAGTGAAATCTGTCCCACTatgggaaaagcagggaaaaattatttgtagtGTGGAAGAAATCTGAGCGGTGCCACGGTGAAAGGCAACAGCGTAGGACTTTTCTCCGTACCTACAAAATGGATCATGCCCTAGTTGGGATGGCTGATGACTCCCAAGTATCTGCTCTGCTTGTAGCAGGTGTCAAGCATCCATGTGGGAAGATCAACTGTTACCAGCATTGACAAATCAATAAATATTAATGTGAACACCTTTCTTCGGTGCCTCTTTCATTATAATTTACCACTCCTCTTCATGGAGATACCTTATTCCAAACAGGCAATATCTCTGAACAAAGTAAATCAGCGTCGCATGTCATACCTGCAAAGCAGCGCTTTGATGTTTGCTATAATTCAGAAGCCAGCCTGACATCGAGAATCCAGCAGAGCTTTGAGACAAATGGGAGATGAGAAGTCTCAGAGCCACCTCAACAAACATTATGGGCAGCAGAAgatcccctctgctcctgcttctcctgaCTCCTGCCTGCAAATGTCAGCTGGTACAGCAGGGAAGCGTTCAAGCAgagaattttgtttcctttaatgCAACAGGACACTCAGAGTACTCTACACCAGCCCAggcttctttctttaaagaaagaagaaaacccattATAGCATGAGTGATACAGTGAATAAATCCATttctgggggcgggggggggggaggaagggaaggtgtCAGCACAGACAGCTCTACAGGCATGGGGGCTCCCAGATCATTTAGTTTAGTTTGATACAAATTCCAGCCTCAGACCAAGCAGCATACTGCAATAGCAGCTTCCACCATCCCCAGTGCTTGCTCAAAAATATCTGCCAACATTTGTGTCTGCTCTGTACACTCAGCACACAGCTCTCCAGGAAGAAAATCAGATGGCAGGCACAATCAGTGCCCAAACACCTCACCTAAAGCTTTAAGGCATTTACAACTATTTAAAGTTTTTCCTCCCTCAAATGCAAAGACTGCTCTTGCTGAGGGCTATAAGCACGCTACAATCATAATGCTTAAGGAAAGTTTaaagtgcaaagaaaattttcaaacactttttagAGAAAGCTTGAAGTCACCTGATGACATTaacccctccttccccaagtCCTGGTCcctgactgattttttttttaacaaaaatacaaacaatcAGTTAAGGAAAAGGtagttttaaacagaaaagtatCCTGAAATGGGCGGAAATCAACCTGACCAAGTATTATAAAATcatttgggaagacaaatcTGAAGGTTGTGAACGTTTTGTTGGATGTTATCAGCAGCTAAGTGTTCTGTTTGAAATAAGAACGACTTCTGCCCTTGCAAGCAacttcctccccccgccccaaacATGGAAACTACCTTGTTTTTATAGATTTCTTCCCAAAACGTAGCCAGAACACTTTGGTTAAAATGTGCTGGAAGGACAAAGTTAGCCCCAGCACGCTGATGTCGGTGCTGTACAGTTAGACACCACTTGCAAGAATGTGCCAGAGACAGACAAGTGTTTTGAGCAATCTGGTGTGCACACTCCCCACCTCTTCCGTGCGGCATGGTTTCCTTCATCGGAACAAGAAACGATAAAGGGAAACGTATGTTGCAAAACGAGTGCCACCACTGCTCTTGCTTCCTCGATAGTGCTGTCCTGATTCTGTCCAGAGCCATTGCTATCACTCAGCACGTGTCCAGCACTaaggctgcagaggaagatgcTCCCTGAGCTGGGAATCAGGGCTGATCAACTCTTCAAGGCTGGGCTTAAGTGGTTGAGTAATGGGCAAAGGACCAAATCACTATCACACCTCTCCTTCCACctcagctcagctgctctgccaTCCCCttgcctgttttcattttgcacgCCTCACTCTCTGATGTGCAAAAGGAACTAATGTGCTCAGTTGTCTGAGGAAGGAGATTGGGAAGCGTTAAGGACAGTGGGAAAATCCTGgcgcagggagagggagggttAAACGATGTAATATACAGCGGCCACAAACCTGCCTGAGGCTTTGGATGTTGGTATCTGCACCAACTAAGAGCTGAAAAGCTTAAATCAATGCAGAGAGACAGATCTAGAGCGAACCCGGCCCAGATGATGAAGCACTTGGTGGCACCAAGAGAGGAACCTTGCGCACGAGAGGTCctacagcagcacaggctggaggTGTTGCAGGAAAAGCAGTAAGATTGGTGGCAGCTTGAATGCaacagcagaaaggaggaaTCCAGGCTTACACCAAGACTTGGAGATGCAGTGCAAGTTTCACATAGCCTCCCCTCCTTGCCAcaaaataataagaagaaacTCTCCAGCAAGGCACATCAAATCCAGACACTGGCatcagcacagagaaaacaagaagaaactaGGTCTGGCAAAGACAGATGTGAAAATCACTATAACACACCctcctgaaacagaaaacatcattcCTAAATAGACTGCTTTAATTTTATCCTCAGATCGTTAAATATGAACAATGAAGTCCCTCTTCTCTAATACCATTTTTACTCAAGCCTTTCAGTACTCACTCAAGGACTAACAAAACATAAGAACTTAGGAAAGGACACAAAAAGGTAAGACAACAGAAATGCCTCTGGAGAAATCATTTAATGGAAGAGGCTGCCACACAGGTTCCCCACAGTACAGACGACACTTGGGCAAGCAAGTCCTTCCAGCACATAGGAATGCTGTACATTTAGATGGATTCACCACTGCCACGCCAGCAAACCCACTCAGATGTTGACTTCTGgggtaagaaaaaaacaagcctACAAGTGGCCAAGTGCATGCCACCCACAGTGGTGTATCTCCCCACACGCCATGCTTTCCTTACCATTTGTCACTGGTGGGTAATAAGTTTACTCTAAAATGGGTTATGCTCAACCTACAGTATTTTagccaaaaagagaaaataatttatcatacTAAACTCCAGTTAACTTCCCTTCAAGTGTTTCTCTTGCAAAGTTGCCTGCATGAACAAAATCTACAGGAATGTTCCCATTCTGGACAGCAAGACTCAGAGAACTGATAACACCCTTGCAACTGCTACGCACAAGGTGCACAGGGCGGACCTGCTGATGCTGCTTCAGCACAGAATGAGGCTGTTAGCCCTTTCGCTGCAGAGGAGGGGGATGCTATTTTAGTATTTCCCATCCAAGGTTCATAGTCTTACCATGCAGAATGAGAACAAACTGCCATTCTcagcagaaagcattttaagGCAGTTTTAAGGATGAGAATCATGATGTATAATTTTATAGTCCACATTATTTACCATCTTAGATGCTAAGACTGTGTCATAGCAGCTTCCAAGATCTGATTTCTAATTTTCTAATTTGAAGTTGTACTAAAGGTGGTAACTCTTGAactggt
This region includes:
- the ST3GAL2 gene encoding CMP-N-acetylneuraminate-beta-galactosamide-alpha-2,3-sialyltransferase 2 yields the protein MKCSLRFCFLSTAFLLVFVMSLLFTYSHHSITYLDPGGLGGIHRVKLVPGYAGMQRLSKGGPYPRGCACHRCPAEEAGAADWFDGRYDGTVSPVWTKDNMDLPPDVQRWWMMLQPQFKSHNTHEVLSKLFQIVPGEDPYRSRDPHHCRRCAVVGNSGNLRGSGYGLEIDGHDFIMRMNQAPTVGFEGDVGSRTTHHFMYPESAKNLPANVSFVLVPFKTLDLLWIASALSTGQIRFTYAPVKPFLRVDKEKVQIYNPAFFKYIHDRWTEHHGRYPSTGMLVLFFALHICDEVNVFGFGADSRGNWHHYWENNRYAGEFRKTGVHDADFEAHIIDMLAKTSKIEVYRGN